Proteins from a single region of Ziziphus jujuba cultivar Dongzao chromosome 1, ASM3175591v1:
- the LOC107403742 gene encoding inorganic pyrophosphatase 2-like, with translation MAAENLIVVFDFDKTIIDCDSDNWVVDELGATDLFNQLLPTMPWNSLMDMMMKELHSQGTTIEDIVDVLKRTPMHPQIVPAIQSAHSFGCDLKIVSDANLFFIETILEHLGIKHCFSEIHTNPSFVDEEGRLRILPHHDFHTSSHGCPLCPPNMCKGMVMEKMQTSIGEEGKKKMIYIGDGSGDFCPSLKLKEEDYLMPRKEFPLWELIRKNPRAIKGEIREWKDGEELQNILVQIIDKIISRDQQQNSTTNDCKLKSINNPLVVAVAGHDQFRPSSRLRISS, from the exons ATGGCAGCAGAAAATTTAATTgtggtttttgattttgataagaCAATCATAGATTGCGACAGCGATAATTGGGTTGTGGATGAGTTGGGTGCTACCGATTTGTTCAATCAGCTCCTCCCTACCATGCCTTGGAACTCTCTCATG gataTGATGATGAAGGAGCTTCATTCACAAGGTACAACCATTGAAGACATTGTTGATGTTCTAAAACGAACTCCAATGCATCCCCAGATTGTTCCAGCTATTCAATCCGCACATTCTTttgg GTGTGATTTGAAGATAGTGAGTGATGCCAATCTTTTCTTCATCGAGACAATTTTGGAGCATCTTGGCATAAAGCATTGTTTCTCAGAGATCCATACCAACCCAAGTTTTGTAGATGAAGAAGGAAGGCTAAGGATTTTACCACACCATGATTTCCATACCTCTTCTCATGGTTGCCCTCTCTGCCCTCCAAACATGTGCAAG GGTATGGTGATGGAAAAGATGCAAACCTCCATAGGTGaagagggaaagaaaaagatgatctATATAGGAGATGGAAGTGGGGATTTTTGCCCAAGCTTGAAGCTCAAAGAAGAAGACTATTTGATGCCAAGGAAGGAATTTCCACTTTGGGAATTGATTCGCAAAAATCCGAGGGCTATTAAGGGAGAGATTCGGGAATGGAAGGATGGTGAAGAGCTCCAAAATATTTTGGTCCAAATTATTGACAAAATAATAAGCAGGGATCAACAACAAAACAGTACTACAAATGACTGCAAATTGAAAAGCATAAATAATCCCCTTGTGGTTGCAGTTGCAGGCCATGATCAATTCAGGCCCTCTTCCCGGTTACGCATTAGTAGCTaa
- the LOC107403782 gene encoding inorganic pyrophosphatase 1 yields MAGIVVVFDFDKTIIDCDSDNWVVDELGFTDLFNQLLPTMPWNSLMDRMMKEIHSEGKTIEDIVEVLKRIPIHPQVVPAIKAAHALGCELRIVSDANLFFIETILNHLGLRDYFSEINTNPSYVDEEGKLRIFPFHDFTKSSHGCSLCPPNMCKGVIMERIQATVTEEGKKKFIYLGDGAGDYCPSLKLKEGDFVMPRKNFPVWDLICKNPLVIKAEIHEWSDGEELGQVLLGLINKISIEENATFISTDCKLQTISVHETLPQALPVQQ; encoded by the exons atggctgGAATTGTTGTGGTTTTTGATTTCGACAAGACCATTATCGACTGTGATAGTGATAATTGGGTCGTCGACGAATTGGGTTTCACGGATTTGTTCAACCAACTCCTTCCCACCATGCCTTGGAACTCTCTTATg GATAGGATGATGAAGGAGATTCATTCGGAAGGAAAAACCATTGAAGACATTGTAGAGGTCCTGAAACGAATTCCTATTCATCCTCAAGTTGTCCCTGCCATTAAAGCTGCTCATGCTTTAGG ttgtGAATTGAGGATTGTCAGCGATGCAAATCTCTTTTTCATCGAAACAATTTTGAACCATCTTGGATTGAGAGATTACTTTTCTGAGATTAACACAAACCCCAGTTATGTTGATGAAGAAGGAAAGCTAAGGATTTTCCCTTTTCATGATTTCACCAAATCCTCTCATGGTTGCAGCCTCTGCCCTCCCAACATGTGCAAG GGAGTGATCATGGAAAGAATCCAAGCCACTGTGACAGAGGAGGGGAAGAAGAAGTTCATCTATCTCGGCGATGGCGCCGGAGATTACTGCCCGAGCTTGAAGCTAAAAGAAGGAGACTTTGTCATGCCAAGGAAGAATTTCCCAGTTTGGGATCTAATATGCAAGAATCCATTGGTAATCAAAGCTGAAATCCATGAATGGAGTGATGGAGAAGAGCTTGGACAGGTCCTACTAGGCCTCATCAACAAAATTTCTATTGAAGAGAATGCTACTTTCATTTCAACTGATTGCAAGCTGCAGACCATATCTGTTCATGAAACTTTGCCTCAAGCCCTTCCTGTTCAGCAATAG